One genomic segment of Streptomyces niveus includes these proteins:
- a CDS encoding class F sortase translates to MSDTDRRTGSGRLLTGVAFAALLLGLWGWGHDAVVGTSGPMTGDIAAVGRPVAERPVARDPLEPAEPRRVDVPSVGIEAPVVSRGLDVTGAVEPPPYEESGTVGWYDRGARPGATGTALFVGHVDTRTDPAVFYDLSAARPGEKVRVTRSDGSVAEFTIDDVRVYSRERFDARKVYGPHEPDRAELRLITCGGTFDRENRTYTANVVVSAYLTDVEEARHDG, encoded by the coding sequence ATGTCTGACACCGACCGACGGACCGGATCCGGCCGACTGCTGACCGGAGTTGCCTTCGCCGCCCTGCTGCTCGGCCTCTGGGGCTGGGGCCACGACGCCGTCGTCGGCACCTCCGGTCCCATGACCGGTGACATCGCCGCCGTCGGCCGGCCGGTGGCGGAGCGCCCGGTGGCCCGTGACCCGCTGGAGCCCGCCGAGCCGCGCCGCGTGGACGTCCCCTCCGTGGGGATAGAGGCTCCGGTCGTCTCGCGCGGCCTGGATGTCACGGGAGCGGTCGAGCCGCCGCCGTACGAGGAATCGGGCACCGTCGGCTGGTACGACCGCGGCGCCCGGCCCGGCGCCACCGGCACCGCGCTCTTCGTCGGCCACGTCGACACCCGGACCGACCCGGCCGTCTTCTACGACCTGAGCGCGGCCCGGCCCGGCGAGAAGGTCCGGGTCACCAGGTCCGACGGCTCGGTCGCCGAGTTCACCATCGACGACGTACGGGTCTACTCGCGGGAGAGGTTCGACGCGCGCAAGGTGTACGGCCCCCACGAGCCGGACCGTGCCGAACTCCGGCTGATCACCTGCGGCGGGACCTTCGACCGCGAGAACCGTACGTACACGGCGAACGTGGTGGTCTCGGCGTACCTCACCGATGTGGAAGAGGCGCGTCACGATGGCTGA